TTAAGATAGCCTATTTGGACATTTAAAATTTGATAGCTAAGAAGTTAATTTACACTAAATTTGGTATACTCCCAACGATATAGAAATCTCCTATTATTTAGCTATTTTTTATTTTTTGTAATCTACCAGCTGAGTAGTTACGATATCTGTTTTAGAAATTAAATAATCTTTGGAAGAATCCTTTTTTCTCCTCTTTTGGTTTTTGTTGAGGAGGTCTTTGTTGTATCTGTTGCTGTTGTGATTGTGGAGCAACAGGTTGTTGAGGTGCTGGACCTGTCACTTCTTCAGAAGACATTGCTTCTGTTTTAGAAGTTGTTGTTTGAGTAGGAACATAATAACCTAAAAGTCCTGCTATACCATTTGAATATTTATTATCTTTCTCTACAGCTATTCTTCCTCTTCTTAAAAGGAAAGTTTTATCTGAAGCTGATCCATTTAATAACCCTGATATCGGGTCTAACTCTTGGTATGTAAGATTTCCATTTTTAACATGGTTATCTAAGAAACTAAACGTAGTTGGAGTATAGTAACCCTTCTCTATAATCTCTGTATAGAAGTTTTTCCAGATAGGTGCTGCGACTCCCCCTCCTGTAGCTTTAACTAAAGGATCATTATTATCATATCCAACATATATTGTAGTGACATAATCAGGTGTCATTCCAGAATACCAAACGGTTCTTGAATTGTTTGTTGTACCTGTTTTTCCACCTTGCTCAATCGGAACATTATTTATTCTAACTTGAGCACCTTTACTCGTACCCTGCTTAACAGAATTCTTCATCATATTAGTCATAAGAGCAATATCTGCACTATCAAATTTTTGTTCTATCTCAGGCTTTGCTTCGTATAGTGTATTTCCAAACTTATCAACTACTTTAGAAACGAAGAATGGTTTTATAGAGTAACCACCATTTGCAAAAACAGCGTATGATTGTGCTACTTGTAATGGAGTTCCCTCTGTAGTACCTAAAGCAGCAGTTAAATTGTTAGGAACAACAAATCCAGCATCGATTTTTTTCATTGTATCCATAAGAGCTGGAATTCCAACCTTATTTAAAAGTTTTATAGAAACAATATTTTGAGACCTATCAAAACCTTGCATTAAAGTCATACCGTTATAATATCTCTCTCCAAAGTTTCTTGGAGCCCAAGTACCATAAACAATTCTTGAATCTTCCACAACTAAATTTTCTTCATACCCTTTTTCTAAAGCAGTATAGTAAATAAATGGTTTGAAAGAGGAACCAACTTGACGCTTAGCTTGAACTGCTCTATTGAAGTTTCCAGTTTTGAATCCTTTTCCACCAATGATACTTATAACCTCTCCGTTCTTAGCGTCGATTGTTACCATCGCTCCTTGAAGTTTTTTATCATTTTTTAAACGTGGGAAATTTTCAAAAGTATTCTTTGCTACTTTCTGAATATTTAGATCTAAAGTTGTTTCAACAAGTAATCCGTCATTATAGATTTGTTTTTCTTCAAAATTTTCAAATAAAAACTTTTGAACTAAATCTGTAAAGTCAGGAGCATTAAACTCAATTTTTTTATCTACAACATCATATATTATTGTAGTATTTTTATCTTTATAATCGTTTGAAGAAGCTTTTGATTCATTTACAAATTTATAATTCATAGCAGAATTAAACTCATCTTCTGTTATAAGATTAAACTTTAACATTTGTCTCAATATCAGTTTTTGTCTACTTAAAGATCTTTCCAAGTTAGTTCTTGGATTATACATATTAGGTCTATTAGGTATTCCTGCTAAAAGAGCAGACTCTGCTAAATTGATATCCTTAATATCTTTTCTGAAAAAATTATGAGCTGCTATTTTAACACCATATGCTCCAGCACCAAAATATATTTCATTTAAATATTTTTCCATTATCTCATCTTTAGTGTATTTTCTTTCAATTTCAAATGTTATTATAATTTCTTTTATTTTTCTAGAGAATTTTTTTTCATGAGATAAAAATGCATTTCTAGCTAACTGTTGAGTTATAGTACTTCCACCCTGAGCAGCTCTACCTGATTTCAAGTTAACTATTGCAGACCCTAAAATTCTAAATGGATCAATTCCGTAATGAGTTAAAAATTGTCTGTCCTCTATGGCAATAAATGCTTTTTGAAGATTTTGTGGAATTTTTTCAATATCCACAGGTTCTCTTGTTTCTTTTGAAATAACATCAATTATTTGTCCATTTCTATCATAAATAGTAGTAGGAATAGGAGGACTATAATTTTCAACTAACTCTGAAATATTTGGCAGTTCTTTATAGTATTTATTAACTAAAAGACCTGCCCCAATCCCTCCAACAATCCCTAAAGATATAATAAAGATGGCAACATATTTAAGAATTTTCCATTTCATAAAATATCTCCATTTTCAATTATTTTAATTACTTTGAGTTCTTTTGTCTTAATTGTCCACAAGCACCGTCAATATCAGTTCCTTTTTCTCCTCTGATAGTAGCGTTTACTTTTCTGAAATCTTTTAAATAGTTAAGTATTTTGTCAATCTTCTTTTGAGAAGGTCTTTGGTAATCTTTTCCTTCAACAGGATTACAAGGTATTAAGTTTAATATGTGATCAAAGTTATGAACAAAATCAGCTAAATAAGCTAAATCGTTTTCAGATACGTTGAAATCATTTATTAAAATGTATTCGAATGTAATTCTTCTTTTTGTTTGTCTTTGATACTCTTGTAATACTGGGAATAAATCAGCTAATGGATATCTAGTATTGATAGGCATTAACTCACTTCTTTTTTCATCAATTGCACTATGTAAAGAGATAGCTAATTCAACTGGGATTCTCTCTTCTAATAACTTTTCAATTCCAGGAATGATTCCAGAAGTTGATATAGTAATTCTTCTCTTAGAAACATTAACTCCTTTCTCACTTGAAAGAATATCTATAGCTTTTATAACGTTATCGATATTAAGCATAGGTTCTCCCATTCCCATAAATACAATGTTGTTTATTTGAAGTCCTTGCTTTAATAATCTTCTTTCAATTGTATAGAATTGGTTTACAATTTCATGTACATCTAAATTTCTAGTGAATCCACCTAATCCAGTAGCACAGAATCCACACTTAACAGCACATCCAACTTGAGATGAGATGCAAAGAGTTGTTCTGTCCTTGTGTCTTAAGATAACACTCTCTATTGTATTTCCATCTTCTAATTTGAATAGGAATTTCTCTGTTTTATCTATTTTAGATACTTGATGCTTTAATAAGTTTAAAAATGGAATATAAGCTTTTTCTATTAAAAGCTCTCTATCCTTTAATGATATGTTTGTCATATCGTTGATATCTCTTACAATTTTTTGATTTAACCATGTGAAGATTTGTTTTCCATAGAATTTCTTCATTCCTAAAGAAACGATAAAATCTGTAAGCTCTTGTTCATTTAAATTCAGTAAATTTATTTTATTTGACATATTTCCTCCATTGTTACTAATAAATACCTAATTTCCATTATAACAGATATTCCAATTATTTACAATATATTTGTAATCTCTTCCACAGAAACCTCACCTTTAAAGTTAGCTCTTTCGTTTTTTCCTCCACCTTTAATGTTATTTATGTTTTTAGAAAACTTCTTTAATAATTCTCCACAGTCAATAGATTTACTTGAAATAACTCCGCCATTTTCCCAAAGTCCAATAAAAACATATTTATCAGGTATTATTTTGTTCAAATTTTCAATTATATGTTTATCATCTTTATATACAATATATTTCGTTTCATTCTTTTCAATACTTTCATTTATGATGGAAGGAGCTAAAAGTTCGCAATACTTGGCACTTAAATCTCTTATCTTGCTTTCATTTTCTTTTCTTTCAGAATTGAATTTATCAATCATAGAAAGAATCTCGTTATCTCTACAACTAAAAACTTTATTTAACTCTTTTATTACCTTATTTTTGAAAACAAAATCATTTATAGCTCTCTCTCCAGCCAAGAAATAAAATCTAGTATAATTACCTTTTATTTTTTCAAAATTGATTATTTTAAATATTCTTATTTCAGATATGTTTTTTACATGATATCCAGCACAAGCACTTGTATCTAATCCATCAATAGATATGATTCTAACGTCACCTATAACTTTCTCACTAATTTTTTTTCTGAATGTATCTATCTCATTGGCCTCATCTCTGGTTACAACTTTCTCTAGAATACTTTTCCCCTCTCCTATGTAGTCATTAATTTTTTTCTCTAATTCATCTACGAAGTTTTCATCTAAATCTTTTGAATCTAAATCTACGGTTGTATAAGTTTCAGTCATTCTAAATCCAACAGTATTTAAAGAGTAATCGTTATAAGCAACTGCAGAAAAAAGATGTTGAGCTGTATGTTGAACCCCAATATCAAAAACTCTATTTTTATCTACACTATATGTATACTCTCCTGCTGCTAACTCTCCTTCAACTATAATTTTTTTATCATCAAGAACAGTTATAATCTTAGTATCACCTATAAAACCTTGATCACCTATTTGCCCACCTTTTCCATCTATGTATAGATCATGAGTTTCAACCTCTATTAACCAGTTATCTTTCTCTTTTGAACATGAAAGTACTTTAATCATCTTTCCTCCTAAAAACCTTGATACTTTATTTTATAATGTTATAGAGAGTATTTCAATAGTTTTATTCAATATTCAAACTCTATTCAAAAAGTATACTTTGTGTTATACTATATGTAAAAAGATATAAATATAGAGGTGTAGTTATGACTAGAGAGGAAAAAATTAAAAATACATACTTGGGTGCACATGTTTCTATACAAGGTGGAGTAGTTAATGCATTTAAAAATGCTATGGATATAGATGCGAATGGATTTGGTATGTTTGTGAAAAATCAAAGAAGATGGGATGCAAAACAATATACAGAGGATGAAATTTTAGCTTTTAAAGATACTATGAGAAGATATAAGTTTTTACCAGAACAGATTCTTCCACATGATGGTTATCTGATAAACCTAGGTAGTCCAGATCCTGAAAAAAGAGAGAAATCATTGAATGCTTTTATAGATGAGATGCAAAGAGTTAATCAATTGGGATTGATATATTTAAATACTCATCCAGGGAGTCATCTGAAAGAGGTAAGTGAAGATGAATGTATAAAGCTAATTGCTCAATCAATAAATGAAGCACATAAAGTTGTTCCTAACGTAATAGTAGTGTTAGAAAATACAGCTGGACAAGGTTCTAATATGGGATATAAATTTGAACACTTAAGAGATATAATATCTTTAATAGAAGATAAGAGCAGAATAGCTGTTTGTTTAGATACTTGCCATACAATAGCTGCAGGTTATCCTCTTTCAACAGATGAAGAGTATGACTCTACAATGGAAGCTTTTGAAAATATAGTAGGGTTTAAGTATTTAAAAGGAGTTCATCTTAATGATTCTATGTTTGGAGTTGGAAGTAAAAAAGATAGACATCATAGTATAGGAGAGGGAACAATAGGTATGAATTTTTTCAAAAGATTCATGAATGATGATAGATTTAGAAATATACCTATCGTTATGGAAACTATAGATGAAACTATTTGGAAAAAAGAGATTGAGTTACTTAGAAGTTTAATAGATTAATATAATGTCTAAATAAAAAGCCGCACTATTACTAAAGAATTAGTTTTAATAGTGTGGCTTTATAAATTTTATCTTGTCAGTTTTTTTACTGCTTTAGCTAAAGCTTTATCTTTTTCAATTTTTTCAATTTTACCTAAAAGCCAGTTTAACTCCTGATCATTTAAACGTAATTCATCCTTTATAAACTTTTCAAGTTTTTCTATTTCCATAGGTAAAAGTTCCTTCTTTAGAGAACTATTTATCTCTTGTATAGTTCTTCCACCTTCAAAGAAAAATACAATTTTTTGCCAGTTAGTCAAAAGATCTACTTTTCTAAGTAGCATAACAGCAGTATAATTTAATTCAGGTAACTGCTTAAAACCTTTTCTAGAAAGAAAAGATCTTACCTCATCATTTTTTTCAGTTTCAAAAATAATTTCACCAGCTTTTTTAGTATTCATAATTTTAGGCATTTTTGAAGTTCTATCTTTAAGTCTTAAATATTTTGAAAGAGTTAATGTTCTTGTTTCTAGATAAAACTCTAGTGCGAACTCATTAAATGTTTTATTTTCTGGAATAGTTCCGTTTTCTATATGCTCCATTAAAATATCTATTTTTTTAAAATCTACCATGTCAGTATCTCCTTTGATAAAATATTGTATTTACAAAGCTATTATAGCACATTTCTTATTAGTGAACAAATAAAA
Above is a genomic segment from Cetobacterium sp. ZOR0034 containing:
- the rlmN gene encoding 23S rRNA (adenine(2503)-C(2))-methyltransferase RlmN, whose protein sequence is MSNKINLLNLNEQELTDFIVSLGMKKFYGKQIFTWLNQKIVRDINDMTNISLKDRELLIEKAYIPFLNLLKHQVSKIDKTEKFLFKLEDGNTIESVILRHKDRTTLCISSQVGCAVKCGFCATGLGGFTRNLDVHEIVNQFYTIERRLLKQGLQINNIVFMGMGEPMLNIDNVIKAIDILSSEKGVNVSKRRITISTSGIIPGIEKLLEERIPVELAISLHSAIDEKRSELMPINTRYPLADLFPVLQEYQRQTKRRITFEYILINDFNVSENDLAYLADFVHNFDHILNLIPCNPVEGKDYQRPSQKKIDKILNYLKDFRKVNATIRGEKGTDIDGACGQLRQKNSK
- the nfo gene encoding deoxyribonuclease IV, with protein sequence MTREEKIKNTYLGAHVSIQGGVVNAFKNAMDIDANGFGMFVKNQRRWDAKQYTEDEILAFKDTMRRYKFLPEQILPHDGYLINLGSPDPEKREKSLNAFIDEMQRVNQLGLIYLNTHPGSHLKEVSEDECIKLIAQSINEAHKVVPNVIVVLENTAGQGSNMGYKFEHLRDIISLIEDKSRIAVCLDTCHTIAAGYPLSTDEEYDSTMEAFENIVGFKYLKGVHLNDSMFGVGSKKDRHHSIGEGTIGMNFFKRFMNDDRFRNIPIVMETIDETIWKKEIELLRSLID
- a CDS encoding alanyl-tRNA editing protein, with protein sequence MIKVLSCSKEKDNWLIEVETHDLYIDGKGGQIGDQGFIGDTKIITVLDDKKIIVEGELAAGEYTYSVDKNRVFDIGVQHTAQHLFSAVAYNDYSLNTVGFRMTETYTTVDLDSKDLDENFVDELEKKINDYIGEGKSILEKVVTRDEANEIDTFRKKISEKVIGDVRIISIDGLDTSACAGYHVKNISEIRIFKIINFEKIKGNYTRFYFLAGERAINDFVFKNKVIKELNKVFSCRDNEILSMIDKFNSERKENESKIRDLSAKYCELLAPSIINESIEKNETKYIVYKDDKHIIENLNKIIPDKYVFIGLWENGGVISSKSIDCGELLKKFSKNINNIKGGGKNERANFKGEVSVEEITNIL
- a CDS encoding transglycosylase domain-containing protein; this encodes MKWKILKYVAIFIISLGIVGGIGAGLLVNKYYKELPNISELVENYSPPIPTTIYDRNGQIIDVISKETREPVDIEKIPQNLQKAFIAIEDRQFLTHYGIDPFRILGSAIVNLKSGRAAQGGSTITQQLARNAFLSHEKKFSRKIKEIIITFEIERKYTKDEIMEKYLNEIYFGAGAYGVKIAAHNFFRKDIKDINLAESALLAGIPNRPNMYNPRTNLERSLSRQKLILRQMLKFNLITEDEFNSAMNYKFVNESKASSNDYKDKNTTIIYDVVDKKIEFNAPDFTDLVQKFLFENFEEKQIYNDGLLVETTLDLNIQKVAKNTFENFPRLKNDKKLQGAMVTIDAKNGEVISIIGGKGFKTGNFNRAVQAKRQVGSSFKPFIYYTALEKGYEENLVVEDSRIVYGTWAPRNFGERYYNGMTLMQGFDRSQNIVSIKLLNKVGIPALMDTMKKIDAGFVVPNNLTAALGTTEGTPLQVAQSYAVFANGGYSIKPFFVSKVVDKFGNTLYEAKPEIEQKFDSADIALMTNMMKNSVKQGTSKGAQVRINNVPIEQGGKTGTTNNSRTVWYSGMTPDYVTTIYVGYDNNDPLVKATGGGVAAPIWKNFYTEIIEKGYYTPTTFSFLDNHVKNGNLTYQELDPISGLLNGSASDKTFLLRRGRIAVEKDNKYSNGIAGLLGYYVPTQTTTSKTEAMSSEEVTGPAPQQPVAPQSQQQQIQQRPPQQKPKEEKKGFFQRLFNF